A window of Melopsittacus undulatus isolate bMelUnd1 chromosome 10, bMelUnd1.mat.Z, whole genome shotgun sequence genomic DNA:
gagctggggcagctggagaagactcctgaaggggagacctgatagcagctccagtgcctgaagaggctgcaggaaacctgaagAGGAGACACCCACATTTTCAGGCCATGCCTCCCACCCGGCCGCGCCCGGGGCTCTGCGGCCGCCGGGGTGAACGGAGGCCCCGCGGCACCCGAGGCCCCGGCCCTGCCCCGCCCGCAGCCCCGCTCCGGCCTCACCGTGTCCCGGCCGCAGACGAGCGTGCCCGGGGTCAGCGCGGCGGGGCACGTACGGGGACAGGAAGCGGCTGCCCAGCGCACGGCTCCGCCCAGCGCAGCGCCCCCGGCGGCCGGGAGGGCCCATAGCGCCCAGCGAGAACAGCACCCCCAGAGCGGTACAGAGCCCCCGTCCGACATAGAAACAGGGCACGGTTTGGGGTGAATGAGGATGGAgcagccgcagcttctctgggcaccctgtgccaccgcctcagcaccctcccagggaagagcttctgcctaagagctcatctcagtctcccctcgggcaagttcaagccattccccttggcctgtccctacaggcccttgtccaaagcccctctccagctctgctttaTTAAAGGGGCCTGAACCAGGGTCTGGCAATTGCAGCttcacccacagcagcacaagggcATTCAAGGCTTTGAGCTGTGCCCTGCACGGGTGGGAAGGACAcagccctgcctctgccctCCCACCACTGCCTCTGCATTGCAATCAAGGGCTGGAGAAGGTGATGGGGTAGAATCCAGTGCATTTATTTcttgcagtatctgaatgggTGTTCCAGGTTTGGATTTTAACAGATACAAATGAATGTTTGCAAGATTATTGACAATCAGTACTAGAAGCAAATCATTGCACAAAGATCATAATaataattgagaaaaaaaaagccaaaaggtGTCAGGTCTTCcttttcctgggaaaaaaaagccaaaccaaaccccaagcATTCCAACTGAAGGCCTCATGGAAGCAAGCATATCCCCATGGAAGCAAGCATATTCCCTGGAAGACTTAGGAGCAAGTCAGAGTCAACGCTcaatgcaggcagcaggaataGAAGTATTCACTCTACAAGCAGCTAATTTTGTTAGAGACAAGCTTACATGGTCTGATCAGGGGGAAGTGGCCAGGTACACACACCCTGTCTAGGAGGACATTCAGGGAtccacaggagctgctcctctgAGTGTGTGCCAGGGATGCAGATCCACGATGTGAGGGGACCCATTAACATGATGGTACCAGCCCCTGCCTTGCAACCTCATGTAACCAGGCACTGTTGGAGCATGCACGAATCAGCTGGAGCAGTGTTAACACTACAGCAAGGGTTAGATGAGGGCAAGTGACGGAAAGGCTCTGCCTCTGGTGGGAGCTTCCCCcaaaccccagcagctcccacaccaGGGGACATGGCCCTAAGTGCCACTGTGCCACCAGTGAGGGGAAGTGAAGAGAGAACCACAGGTGCCTGCAGGTAGGATCCTAGAACAGTGCTGCCATCTCCCCCCTCTACATCAAGGCCAACTCACCATGAACACTACAAATAGACATGAGCTTAGGGCTGCTCCTAAAGGTCTAGTAAGAATACCAACACTTCTAAATACAACCATAAAGGCAAGAAATGCTGCTTATCTGAGTGAGGCACTGAGCGTCACAGTCGACGCACTGACCAAACCTCTCCAGGAGTTCCTACTAGCGCTGTGGTATGCACTTGCTTCACTCTGTATTCAGAACATACAAAGTTGACAACTTAAAGCTTTATTGTAGTTCGCCATAATATAAACAGGTGCTGAAACTCAGTCAATGTCCATCTCTGGAAGCTTCTTCTCAGCAGTGGGGGGGGGAGCAGCGCTCTGCTCAGCGGTGGGGGCCGCAGTGTTGCCTTCACCCTGCCCATCCACAGGTCCATTGGGTTCAGGTGGCTTCTGCTCCTCCTTTGGGAGCTCAactttgggtttgggttttcgGACAATAGGATTGCAAATACTTGTCAATTCCTGGAAATACAACACAGAAGTGGGTTTATCTGACAACAGCTCTACTTTAACATGTTGCTCAGGTGAACTTTGCCACCACCAGCTGGATATTCAAGCCACAGGCAGATGTTCCCCAGAAATCAAGAGATACCCAGTCACTGTCCTGCCACCAGGGTCCCTCTGAGCATGACAAACCAGACCAATAATCAGAAAGATTCATGGAAATGCAGTGAATTATGTACAAAGACTTACTTTAATCTTGGCTTGTATGTCCTTAGCTTTTATCACTGGGTCCAGTGTAAGACTTCTCTTGTTCTGGAGATTAAGGTGGTTGTTCATCCACTCTGTAGCTTCATTCGTGCTCTTCTCTACTTTTGCCACATCTGCTTCATCCAGGTGATCATACTGTTCATcctgaaacagcaaataaagaGTAGCTGTTGAAAACCAGTATCTACGTAAGTGCACTGCACATGGATCTCAAACCTCAACTCCCACACACCAGAAAGACCCATTTAGCCAGGAGGCTTTtggagccagcagagcagctcaccTAACACCCACAGCTCTAATCAGAGAACTGAAGTCCATGAGGAAATCAGCACCTCATGACTTGAGAGACTGTCAGGTTTTCAAGCCAACATCCACCTCTGAAAATACAGCCAGGAGGGTGCACCAGCTTTTTGAAGGAACTtacttaaaatgcagaaaagatttATAGCACTTGCTTGTATTTGCCAGAAATTAAATGTATAAATACCTTTGCTCTGAATGCAAGAACAGTTTTCATGTACTGCTGAATGTGCTTCCCTAATTCCTCAAATGCTTTTGGCCTTTCCTCTGATTCTTGGTATCTTGCCTGAATAGGTTGACCCAGAGCCTGAAACAGAGAACAACAGGTATCAAAACCCACACAGCTATGATCCCGCATGATCTGACAGGGTACATCGACACTTCTGAACCCCCTGGAACTTCTACTATTCCCTCTTCTTACAGTAAAGGCTGAGTCTCCCTCAACCCTGCACTGCTAAAGTTTTACTGGAGACCTGCTCCTCATGTGCTTATTAATGAGCAAACTAAGCAGCTTGTTAGCAGTGCTCATCACTGCACCAGTAGAGCTCTGACAGCTCCCTACATGAACAAAGCTCTCCACACTCCCACTGGGACTTACTGCACCCAAGAACCACTTACCTTTAATTCCCCCAACTTGTCAATGTAAATTTGCTTGGGTTGGTCTTCACCATCTTCATAAAGCCAATTTTCTGTATCCTCTAGCTTCAGTGTGAAACTATTTCTATCCTAAAGAACCCACACAAAGCAGGTAGGTGAGATATTCTGTTAGATGGTATTAAATGATGCTCAGAACCTTTCTAGAAGGGTTACAGTCTATAAATGTGAGAACTTGTTTGAAACtctattttaatgagaaatcaGAAATCCGATATCCTTCAGAATGGCTTTGTGGTGGAGACCAGGGGTAAGGAAGAACCCTCCATCACAGTTTAGACCAATACTGTCCCACAAAAGCCTATTtcccccacctttttttttctattcacaTTTCCATCATCAGTCCACAAGCAAACCAGAGAACAGACAAACTCATCTTTAGTGAGGGAGTGATGAATCCCACTCAGCTTGGCCCACTTCTGACTCTGATGGAGGTGCCTGGGCTCTACAAGGCAAGGCTCCGACTGCCATCaacagggatgcaggcaggagtTTTGAGTGACTCAGCTGATTACCACAGTCCCCTAACTTTAGAGCTAACACACCAACACTAATTAATAACACCGAGACTTTTAGGGCAACCTGTCCAAACACAGGTATCCACCTTTAGTCAGACCAATCCCATGATTTTGTGCCCAGGTAGGGATGTCTTTGAGGTTTTTATTCTTTACACTATTCCTAAATACTCACAAAGAACCAGAATAGAACAAGATGCATGAAAACCTTAAAACCATTGTGCACATGCACCTAGTCTGTTTCAGTCTCAAAACATACACTCTGATAATACCTTAATTGCTGCAACTGCTTTGGAAGAGAACACGCCATGTATGCTGGGTACCATCTGCTGGTACTCAGGCCATATTCAGATAGCTATCTGCACAGCCAGGTTAAAAGCTATTTCTCCTCATTTAAAATCTGAAGACAGTCTAGGTAAAGACAGCATCTAATACAGGTCACAAGTTACAACAATACAACTGCTGATTGCAGAGAAAGCCATTAGAAGATACCAAGCAAGCAGTACTTACATCTTCACTAACAAACTTCTCATAAATACCGCAGAGTTTGTCTCTCATATCATACACATATTCTTCCACAGCATTCTTGGCATCATTCCTCTCCTTCTCTAGTTTATCCTGCATTATCATTTTACCCTGTGAACAAGTCGTCAAGTTAGCCAAAAAGGTAGTCTCTTAACATACACTGCTAAGATACCTTAAAAGCTTGACCTTGACTTCTGATTTTGGAATAGTGTGATTTACAGAACTGTTCTAAATGCAGCACATGTATGAAGATTCATGTCAGTTTTGGTGGGATACCCAACAAATCTTCCCCTGGTTGAGGAACTTTCACCCTGATGGCAGCAGCCATTTAGCACCTTTAATTGCAGGTGATCTCAGAAGTAATCACCCTGTGAACTGGCCTTCTGCAGAACCCCTCTTCAGGGAAGGTTACAGCATTCACTAATGGGAAGCATGTATCTTGGCTCTGTGGGTCAATGCTGCTCACCTCACCAAAAAAGCATGAGCCTTTCCATCTTTCCTTGATTATCCTTATCCATTAACCATGTTCAAACACCAACATTTCTGGAGCTCAACCAGTGAAATGTGAACTTTGGCAAGTAAGAGTTTACCTCATTCTCAATGAACAAGTTCAGCATATCCTTCCCTATCTGCCACACCAACTGGTTCTCAATGGGGAGGTCCACAGTGGTTGTCTTTACTTTAGCCTTCTTGGCTTGAGGTGGTTGATCCACTTTCTTGTCTTTCAAGTCAGCCTGAGTAGTCTGCATTAAAGAAACAGATTCAAGGTAAGAGCATCATCAGTCAGTTCACATTGAGTATTCAAGACTAACAGAGAAAGTATGACTGAGCTGGTGCACCTCAGCATCAGAGCTACATGCTACCTGTCACACTGACAGTGCAGCTGCTAGCCAGAGGTAGTAAAGGCAATTACTGACTTTTCCCAGGcacactgaaaacactgcagcagtGTAGTCAGTAAGTGAATACTCCTCCACTATTTAAGTTATTGAAAGCTACATAAAGAGGAGAGTTCATTCATTTTATCAGTACTAGAACACTTACCAGGTCTGCAAGTAATTATCTACATCAGCTATGTACTTCCAAAGCTCTAATCACAACACAGCCTACCCATACAATTCAATGAAAGCTCAGCTTCCAGAGCTAtgacaaaagcagcaaatactTCTGGAAGATTCATGGAAATATGTAGTCTGCAAGCTATCCTGTAAAACCAAAGTCTCAAATGATCACATTACCTCCATTTCTTCAGACTCAGCCTTATTTTCAGGTTGGGCCTGCTgttgttcttcagttttctgctgctcttcctgatCTATCTGCATCTTCTGAAATTCATAAGGAGATCCAATTTGACATATTAAAGCATATGCAGATCACTGCTTCAGCTCCTAGGCTGATCACATCACCTAGTGCTCTTTGGCAGAAGGAACAGAATGAAACCTAGTCTCAAAACTTAAGTTATAAGCTTCTAATCTAGGCAAGCAACAGCTCCACAATCAGGAATTTTATTTATACCCCCCAGTCCTGGCATCAAGAGGATCTGTCACTGGTGTAACATACTTCAATTAGTACTTGACCACATCTTTATTTTAGTTGTTGGAGGTATCTACTAAATCCTTACACAAGTATTAGAACCTTCCCAGAACTTGGAAGGCTGACGAAGCACAGCTGGCCAAGTACTAAGAGCAACAGAGTCTATTACCTCTTCCTCTTTTGCATGCTGGTCTGTTTCCATCGGCTCTTCATTCTCATCAGATTTATGAACCTCCACTAAAGATGCACTTGAGACACTGAAGATACCGTGGATATTTACTCTGACTTTGACTTTCACTTTTGAACTGGATCCATCTGTTTGAGGAGTGACCTTCTGAACCAAGAAGTGAGCTAAGCAATCccagagacaaaaaaagataCCATTTGGTTAACTTCATCACTAAACGTGAAGTAAAACCTAACTGCTGCTGACAACAGATCACTGCAATGCACTCAAGAGGGCATCAAATCCTACTCAAGTCAAACAAGTCAATTTTTTTAGTCTGCAGTGCTAGGATACACAGCTATTAGAATTCTCTACGGTGTGCTGTAAGATAGCATTAAAGACAGCACAACTCTCAGTGTACCCCTTTCAGGTTTGTTCCAGCATCAGGATGATCTTCATTTAGCCTATTTGTCCATAAACTTCATATTACTCCACTCATTTTACTGTGGACCCATGACTTTGGAAACCTATCCCCAAGGCGCTTTCCAGACTATATAATCAGACAGAAGTCCTGAAACTTGTACATGATCACtaataaatggttaaagaaTGGTCTTAACCTATAGCAGGATCTGGGTAAGGCAGCTCCTTGGGACAACTGTAGTATGCCTCCAGAGTAAATGGCTCCTTTCTGTAGAAGGTGAGGACCTTAGAAAATGGGGAAGCATGGTTCTTGGGAAAGACCTCACAATCACTGCAAGAGAGAACAGAGCAATCCTTCAGTACATGGCTAATGAATCTGATAAAGGTAACAAAACTTTTCTAGAGACCCTTATACCTTAAGGAAAAGCTTAAGAAGTGACAAGAAGAGTCTCCAAACCTCCTAGGTCAGAGTAAGGCCAACAGCCACATAGAAAGCGTTAAACTGCCCCCCATTAACTTCAGAAAAAGGATCATGTGATTTGTTGAATGAGCACTGCTCTAAAAGCATTATTTACTCCAGTAGTCATCATTCAGTTTTAAGCTGTATAGAACCATTCAAGAAAGCTGAACTTTTTACCTTAACCCTTCCTCTGCTGGTGAATTCCATCGTAAAGAAATAGGATATGGTATCAAATCTGTGATAGAGAATTCTCTCACTTTGAAAGCTGGGGATAAAATAGCACACTGAAAGAACACAAGAGCCATGTTAAAAACATTCAAACTTCAGGTGAACAGTAACTTAATTCAACAAGTGGCTATTTATGCAGCTTCATATGTAGATTTACTTTAGTTTAAGGGAGGCTAATGGCTGTCCTAATCTGATCACTCCCAAAACAGGAATACACAAGTTCTGTCTTAGAGTCATGTTGTTTGGTTTGCTATGGTTAGGCTACTGAAGTGCGTTTTGTGCCCACATAAGAGATCAGGAAACCTCAAGTAAAGTTGCTTTCTACAGTGACACTGTACCAGGCTTTCTGCATACTGTAACAGAAAACTCTCTTTAAGCAGATCCCTACAGCTCATACCACTGACCAAACAGAGCTGTAAGCACATGTTAAACATTTGGAGAGTGAGGTGATCAGAGCAAAATTAAGGTGCATTCAAGATATGGCAGCACTTTTGAAACTATTAAGAGTATTTACTACTGTTTAAGCCGTTCAAGTGGTTGATTCCAGCTCAGGACACAGATTCCCCTTAGCAAGAAGCTAAGCTTTCATTCCCATGCATGCTACTAAGCAGTTGTTTAATATCTTAAGTTCATCAGTAGTGCTGTAACAAAGAAAgattttcccctgtttaaccTGGGCCCCCAAAGGAGCCTGGAAGACAAAACATCACATGAACTTTATCAGAGTACTGATTCCCAGCCACACTGAAACATGCTCTGCTTCACTTCCAAAAAGTTACACTGATCTTCATATTTGGCTCAAACAGCACAAAGGAATTGCTTAAAGCTGCTATTCTCTATTCTTCCAACTGCTTTCCTGAAGCTTACTTGAGTCCATTCTAGGATACATATGAAGTATCCTTCCTGTTACTTGGGGACCCTGTCTCAAATACTTGTGATTTCAGTAACAATACTCAGAGCTAAAACAAACAGCACTTGTTACCTGCAGTGCACAACCTCGTGCCACAGCCTCATCTGCATTCAAAGTTGTACTGACTTCTTTGCCAAAAAATTTACTGATCTTCTCTTTTACAGCGGGGATCCTTGTGGTACCACCAACTATCTCTACTGCATAAATATCCTCCTTCTTTAACTCTAGAAAGGAGTCAGACATTAGTTTTTAGACTGTTTTACATGAATATGCTGACATCATAAACTAGATGTTTACACCAACCATTACTTAATTCAAGCTTGTTCTCAATGTTTCGAAGCAGTAAGACTTTCAGATTTTTACCTTGTGtgaaaaggttttaaaagctCGTAACTGCTAAGCAAGAAATTGATAGCTGTGGTAAATGCACCTGTCTGAGCCCTGTCAAGACCCAAAGGAAGCTTGTGATAGGGAGGAAGCTTGTGATAGGGATGTCTTTCCTGTATGCAGAACACAGAATGCATGCTCACTTACTGGCTTGCTCCAGCACACTTCGAAGGGGTGGCTCTACTCTTGCAAGCAGCCCTTCACACATCTCTAAAAATTTGCTTCTGTTGGAGGAAACCATAAATCAAGCTATAGCAAACCAGAAGTTAACATTGCAAATGCAATCAGATGCCAAAAGCAGAAGAATGCTACTGTAGCTACATGCTGCAGGGCTTTCCCTCCCCCAGTCCTAGTTTTATACTTATGAAGTAAGTTCTCCCACAGACTTTGCTCCAGTGATCCAGGCACACTTGCAACACTCGCAGCCCCCCCTCCTAGCTCAAGGCCACTGGCCAGTCTCTAAATATCATTCTTAGCAGCACCCCCGCACATATTGTTCTTACATTTCCATCTCCCTCCAGCCCTAAGCACCAGCACTTCATACGAAGTTTGAAGTGCTAAGTTTCTTGACTGAAGCATTTTGAACAAAGCTTAGAGCACAAGCATTACCTGTTCATTGTTCCAGAGACATCTATGTCATTCATGAAGCACTCTATATTCATTGGGAGGTCGGAGGCATTTGCACTCATCAGCTTTTTTAGCTTCTCACACTCCTGGGACAGCCTCAGCAGTGCCCGGATCTTGGACTTGATGTCCAGTTTGTATTTCTTGCCAAATTCTTCACAGAAGTATTCAACTAACATCTCGTCAAACTTCCTGCCTCCAAGTGTTGTGTCAAATGCTGTAGCGAGAACCTTAAAGAAACGAAACCCTTCAGTAATGGCACAGTTTCTCATTACTCAGTGACACCAGTTAGCAGTTAAAGTCAAAGCATTTCTTTGTTTCAAATATAGTCAACTTGAAATTAAAGCAAGTACTACAATGTTACTGCTGAAGAAGAATTACACTGGTGCAGCCATAACAAGAAGAATTCAGCACGGTTCATTCTCTACTGTGCCCTTGCAGTGAGGAGTTTCTTTTGATAAGCCTCATCCAGAAGCCCAACCTAGTCCAAACAATAAATCC
This region includes:
- the HSPA4 gene encoding heat shock 70 kDa protein 4; translation: MSVVGIDLGFQSCYVAVARAGGIETIANEYSDRSTPSCISFGPKNRSIGAAAKSQVISNAKNTVQSFKRFHGRAFSDPFVQAEKASLAYELVQLPTGSTGIKAMYMEEERNFTIEQVTGMLLTKLKETAENALKKPVVDCVVSVPSFYTDAERRSVMDATQIAGLNCLRLINETTAVALAYGIYKQDLPALEEKPRNVVFVDMGHSAYQVSVCAFNKGKLKVLATAFDTTLGGRKFDEMLVEYFCEEFGKKYKLDIKSKIRALLRLSQECEKLKKLMSANASDLPMNIECFMNDIDVSGTMNRSKFLEMCEGLLARVEPPLRSVLEQAKLKKEDIYAVEIVGGTTRIPAVKEKISKFFGKEVSTTLNADEAVARGCALQCAILSPAFKVREFSITDLIPYPISLRWNSPAEEGLSDCEVFPKNHASPFSKVLTFYRKEPFTLEAYYSCPKELPYPDPAIAHFLVQKVTPQTDGSSSKVKVKVRVNIHGIFSVSSASLVEVHKSDENEEPMETDQHAKEEEKMQIDQEEQQKTEEQQQAQPENKAESEEMETTQADLKDKKVDQPPQAKKAKVKTTTVDLPIENQLVWQIGKDMLNLFIENEGKMIMQDKLEKERNDAKNAVEEYVYDMRDKLCGIYEKFVSEDDRNSFTLKLEDTENWLYEDGEDQPKQIYIDKLGELKALGQPIQARYQESEERPKAFEELGKHIQQYMKTVLAFRAKDEQYDHLDEADVAKVEKSTNEATEWMNNHLNLQNKRSLTLDPVIKAKDIQAKIKELTSICNPIVRKPKPKVELPKEEQKPPEPNGPVDGQGEGNTAAPTAEQSAAPPPTAEKKLPEMDID